The genomic DNA TGTACCCTCCTCCGTGTGGGGCAGCCAGGCATGGAATACCGTGCCGCCGGACGGTGCCGCTTCTAGGCTGACACCACCGTTAAGCGCGACGAAGCGTTGTCTCGTCGTACTCAAGCCGAGTCCCGGATCCGTCGCGCCTCTGATACCGGTCCCGTCATCGACCACATCGAGAAGAAGCGTCGTGTCGTTGCTGTGGAGCTGGACTGTGACGTGCCGTGCGTTGGCATGTTTGCGGATGTTGGTGATCGCTTCTCGAGCGGCCCGATACATTTCAGTTCGGTGCGCTGCCGACGGCTCGTAGTCGAGTTCGATGGTCAGATTTACATCGAGTTCGGTCTCGGCCTTGGTTAGCTCGACGAGTTCCTCGAGCGCTGCGGCGATCCCTGCATCGGCGGCGAGCTCGATATGCAACAGGCGGAGCTCACGCCGCAGCGTGGTGTCCATGTCGCGAACGACTTCGGCAAGGCGCTCCAGCTCGTCCCCTACAGGATGTGAGGCGTCGAGTTGCGCGCGTGCACCTTCAAGGCCGTACAGAAGTCGATACATGGGTTGCCCAATGTCGTCGTGGAGAGCGCTCACGACGCGCCGCCGCTCCTCTTCTTGTGCCACGAATGAGGACTGGAGCAACGCTTCTGCTTGCTTTCTTCGGTGGTTCAGTTCGCGTCCACGGGCAGTAACTCCAAACGCCATGACGAGACCGATCGCCACAAGACCGATGGCAATGGACAGCCACACGTTGCGGGTAATTTGGCCGAGAGCAGTGTTGAGTCCGCTTGCGGTTTGTTCGACCTCGACGACGAATATCGATTCGATGGCTGGCCCGCCAACGGCGACATAGAACTCCAGTAGTTCGCCGTGTGCGCGGTCGAACGCGTGGGCGGGGTCTGCCAGGTCAGAGATATGGGTTCTCTGTCCGTTTTCAAACGCTAACGCCGCATGGATAGGGATCGCGAATTGTTGGCCCATAAGTTCTGCGGCGTCCGAGTACACAATCGTGCCATCTCGCGCCCACACCTTCACCCGTACGGTCTCTCCGCCTAGGACTTTCGTGCGGACCGCTACATCGAACGCCGCGTAGTCGGCCGGTTCTTCGCTCGCGGTAGGGGGGAACGGCGGAAGGTCTTCGACAATCGCCGCGACCATCGCAGCTCGAGCATCGAGGAGGTGTCCCCGCGCCGATCGCGTGATCGAAAATCCGAGGATCAATGTGAGGATGAGAGAGAGCGCAATCCCGACGACCGCGAGTCTGCCGAGGCCACCAATTTCGATCCAGTCTGATCGTAAATTGTTGGTCGATCGGCGCAGTCGCTGAAGCAGCGTCTGAGCTACCACGATTCGGATGATGTCTCGCGGCAGTCTGCCAGCGATGGAGTCTCCAGGATCTGTTCGCTGTACGGCATGTTGGTAATAATAGGCGCCCGTCGGGCGCCCTGTTGAGAACCAGAAGGCGTGGTTTTGTCGTGCAGGCGTGTCTGGACATGCCGAAGACGCGACGATCGACTCCTATTGGCGATTGGGATCAGGAACTCCGTGGCAAGTAGTGTGACCTCAACGACTGATCGAAGAAGTGAATGGTCCGATCGAGTTCCAAGCTACTCCCGATTGCGGCCGTTGTCGTTCTTAGTATCGGGGTGGTTTATCTCGCTGCCGGGTCCCCTTGGGGCGGCTCCCCAGGTGAGACAGCCGTCGCTTCATCAGCGGGACCGGTTATCGATGGGGCGGAACTCTACACAGCGAATTGTGCTGCCTGTCATGGCGCCAATCTCGAAGGTGTTGCAGACTGGAAGAAATCGAATCCTGACGGAAGTCTCAAACCGCCTCCGCATGATTCATCCGGCCATACCTGGCACCACGGAGATCCTACGTTGCTCAGAATTATTGCAAACGGTGGTGGTTTCCCAGAAACGAAGATGCCAGCGTTCGGTGACAAACTCACCGATGCGGACATGGACGCGATTCTCGAGTTCATCAAGACGGCGTGGGGTCCCGACGAGCGCGAGTTTCAGCGCGAGGCAACTGTTCGTGAAGTCGAGTCGGAGTCCTAGCGAACGTGTTCCGGTCGTTGGAGCCGCGTTGGTTCAGAACTGAGGTTGGCCGACACCGCCGCTGCAGGCACCACCCGGCTCAGGGGCGGTTAGTCCGCGGGTGAATTCGTTGACGAACTGTGCAATGCGGGGGTCGGTTGGGTCGTCGAGTTCAAGCTGCGTCCCCCATGCGCTTGCGACAACGGGAAAGTCCATACCCGCAACGGGTGACACGATCACCTTTTCGCTTGGGCTAACAAAGCCGCGCAGAGACTGGATGTCCTGGCTGGACAGGCCAGGGTCGTACGCAACCCATACAGCGCCATGTTCCATTGAGTGCACAATGTTCTCCGCGGCGACCTGCTGGTCGTAGAAGCCGCAGTTTTGCCAAATTCCAGCGTGTTGCCCACCGACCGGCAGTTCATTTGCCGCATAGAGCACGCCGTCGACGTGGCGAGGGTCCCCAACATGTAGCGTCTGGGTACCTTCGGGGATTCCCCTAGCTTCGGGAGGTGAAAGCAGGACGAGGGCAACGACCGAAGCCACGATCGTGACTACGATGAGTGGCGCAATGGCCTTACGCCATTTCGGTTCGCTCGGTGCCTGATCGGCGACTACCGGCTTAGCGCCCGCTTTTGTCCTGGCCTTAGCCTTTGGTTTGTTGCTCATGAATGCTCTGTGTGTCCGGCCCCGCCTTGTGTGTCAGCGGGTACCCTAGCGGTGTTTCGCCGCCAATCGCTCTCATCCACAAAGGCCGTTGCGCTGAGTGTCGTCTACCGCCTACTGTCATTTCGGAACGAGAGGCCGTGATGCTGACATTCACTGATGAACAGAACCTTATCCGCGAGAGCGTCGCGGAGATCGGGCACCGCTACGGGCACGAGTATTTCACCCGAAAGGCACGCAACGGCGGTCGAGCACACGAACTATGGGAAGAGGTTGGTCGCGCCGGGTTTGTTGGGGTATCCATATCGGAAGAGTACGGGGGTGGCGGCATGGGGATGGCGGAGCTAAGCATCGTCATCGAGGAGCTTGGCCATCAAGGGTGCCCGCTTCTTATGCTGATCGTTTCGCCGGCAATCTGTGGTTCGGTGCTCGAACGGCATGCGTCAGAGGAGATGAAACGTGAATGGCTTCCAAAGATTGCTTCGGGCGAAAAGCTCATGTCCTTTGCTATCACCGAGCCGGATGCGGGTTCGAACTCGCATAACCTCTCGCTCACTGCAGTCAGGGACGGCGATGTGTGGCGGCTCAACGGCACGAAGTACTACATCTCGGGCGTCGACGAGTCCGACGCGATTTTGGTTGTCACACGAACATCCCGAGATGACGTCACTGAGAAGGGGAGGCTGTCACTCTTTGTCGTTCCGACTGACTTGCCAGGGTTGACGTACCACCGTATTGAGATGGAGCTTATCGCTCCCGAAGACCAGTTCACGATTTTCTTCGAAAATGTTGAACTCCCGGCATCCGCCCTTGTCGGGGAGGAGGGCGACGGACTTCGCCAGGTGTTCGACGGTCTCAACCCCGAGCGCATCGCGGGTGCTGCGATCGGTAACGGGATTGCGCTGTATGCGTTGGACAAAGCTACGAAATACGCCAACGAGCGCAACGTATGGGGAGTGCCGATTGCTACCCATCAGGGTATAGCGCACCCACTGGCGAAGGCGTACATCAACGTACAACTCGCACGGCTTGCTACCTACCAGGCAGCGCAACTCTGGGACTCAGGTGCTGAGGCGTCCGAGGCTGCGAACATTGCAAAATATTCCGCTGCTGAGGCCGTCCTCGAAGCGCTGGACCAGTCGATCCAGACCCATGGCGGAAACGGTCTCAGCACCGAGTACGGTCTTGCGGACATGTGGTTTGTTGCACGGCTCTTACGAACCGCTCCCATCAGCCGAGAGATGATTCTCAACTTCGTTGCCCAGCATTCGTTGGGTCTCGCCAAGTCATACTGAGCGCCTAGACCTGTCACCTAGAGGCTTTGCACTCCCAGTGTGACTCGCCGCCGGTCATGAGAAGCCATGCTGCGGTCGCTACGTTGGCAGTTGGGTCGTAGGGCGATGTGTCTGAGAACCCGGCTTTTGCTGCCCGGTCTGCCCAGTAGTGGGGGAGGAACTGGAACAATCCAGCGGCACCCGATGACCGGTTCGTGATGTTCGGATCGCCGCCCGATTCGCAGGCCATGATCTGCAGCGCCCATTCGACTCGGTCAGCGGTGAAATACCGAGACACAAGAGGCCTCCATCTCTCGACAGACGGCGTGACTATGCGAAGACGTCCCGCCGAATGGGCGGACACCAAGTATGTCTGTTGGGCGTACTGTCCGTTGGCTGCCAGCAGCGCATCGGCGCGCATCCTCGCTCGGACCGCAATCCTTTGGCTCGCGAGCGCATTTGCACCGTTGCTTTCGAGCCTACCTCCGGCGCGGGCGGCTGGAGGCGAGTAGCGGGTATGTATGTCGGGGTCGTCGTCAGCGGTTTCGGCTACAGCTTGTGCGACGGCTTCGGTTGACGAAGCTTCGGGGCCAGCGACCGCAGATGCCGCGAGGGCGGTGGTAACGGTGAGGATCGTTGCCACAACGGCGGCGCGCCGCGACAAATTGACTTGCTTACGCATACAGGGACCTCCAGGGAGGGTGGGGGAGTGGCACTCCGGGTGAGTGCGGAGGGCAGATTTTCAGTCGCATTGCCCAGTGCGGTCCGCAACGATAGCTGGCTGTTCACCGTATGCAAACCCCCGGCAACCCGGTTCCCTTGGTCCGCGTCGTCCGAATCGTCGTTAGGATTTGGGGCATGTTTCATGTCGTCCTCCACGAACCTGAGATACCGCCGAATACGGGGAA from Acidobacteriota bacterium includes the following:
- a CDS encoding cytochrome c; this translates as MVRSSSKLLPIAAVVVLSIGVVYLAAGSPWGGSPGETAVASSAGPVIDGAELYTANCAACHGANLEGVADWKKSNPDGSLKPPPHDSSGHTWHHGDPTLLRIIANGGGFPETKMPAFGDKLTDADMDAILEFIKTAWGPDEREFQREATVREVESES
- a CDS encoding DUF3105 domain-containing protein, whose translation is MSNKPKAKARTKAGAKPVVADQAPSEPKWRKAIAPLIVVTIVASVVALVLLSPPEARGIPEGTQTLHVGDPRHVDGVLYAANELPVGGQHAGIWQNCGFYDQQVAAENIVHSMEHGAVWVAYDPGLSSQDIQSLRGFVSPSEKVIVSPVAGMDFPVVASAWGTQLELDDPTDPRIAQFVNEFTRGLTAPEPGGACSGGVGQPQF
- a CDS encoding acyl-CoA/acyl-ACP dehydrogenase → MMLTFTDEQNLIRESVAEIGHRYGHEYFTRKARNGGRAHELWEEVGRAGFVGVSISEEYGGGGMGMAELSIVIEELGHQGCPLLMLIVSPAICGSVLERHASEEMKREWLPKIASGEKLMSFAITEPDAGSNSHNLSLTAVRDGDVWRLNGTKYYISGVDESDAILVVTRTSRDDVTEKGRLSLFVVPTDLPGLTYHRIEMELIAPEDQFTIFFENVELPASALVGEEGDGLRQVFDGLNPERIAGAAIGNGIALYALDKATKYANERNVWGVPIATHQGIAHPLAKAYINVQLARLATYQAAQLWDSGAEASEAANIAKYSAAEAVLEALDQSIQTHGGNGLSTEYGLADMWFVARLLRTAPISREMILNFVAQHSLGLAKSY
- a CDS encoding transglycosylase SLT domain-containing protein; this translates as MRKQVNLSRRAAVVATILTVTTALAASAVAGPEASSTEAVAQAVAETADDDPDIHTRYSPPAARAGGRLESNGANALASQRIAVRARMRADALLAANGQYAQQTYLVSAHSAGRLRIVTPSVERWRPLVSRYFTADRVEWALQIMACESGGDPNITNRSSGAAGLFQFLPHYWADRAAKAGFSDTSPYDPTANVATAAWLLMTGGESHWECKASR